From the Aphelocoma coerulescens isolate FSJ_1873_10779 chromosome 23, UR_Acoe_1.0, whole genome shotgun sequence genome, the window TCGAGTCGTCTTTCCTTTGAATACCAGGGATGGACTGTTCAGTCTTTCCGTCTTTCATTCTGTGCTGTCTCTTATTCTTCCTACTCTTTTGCTTGCACAACAGAAAGCTGTCCATCTGGGCAGTTACACACCTGTCTTCTCTCCCACAATGAACAAAATGACATAAAAACTTCTTGTACTCTTTCTCTTAAGGATCCACTTGTGCCTTGTGAGTCCTTACTGTATTCTGGGAGATGCTCCAGTTGCACTGGCCTAGTGTTGGTGCTgcacagatttttatttttttcataaccTGTTATGCATACCTCTGCCAGTATCTTCAACGCTGATCTGAGCCAGAGTTCTGCCTTCTCATTTGTGTTGGATAACGAATGCAGTTGGTGAACAGAAACAGCTTTTTGCTGTGGATAGAAAAAACCTACAATTTCCATACTTCACATCATGCTCCTTTCATTactctctccttcctccaaTGTTTTTGAGTGTGCAGATGTTTCCTAGTTAGGTATTATTTAAGTGGGTATTTTCTTGCTAACATGTTAATTAAAACTTGCTGTCCAGAATCTCTGGGTACAATTTGCAGTGTAATCTGTAGCCTCTAGTGCATCATTGTATCTCTATTAAAAGGAATTCTGTGTAATGATGCTGGTATTTAATTAGTTTCTTTGCCGGTGTTGTAAAACATAGTGATAAATGAGCTAACAGGTCCATGGATCATTATTGTACTAGAGATGAGCTTATTAGCTGATTATGAATCATTAACAAAGTCTACATGGGATTTGCTTATCTAATTCAACACAATTTTGAGCATTCAATACTCTACATTAATTTCTTTCAGCTAACAATATTGTATTTAGATTGTAATCTTTGCATGTTTTATTCtgggaaatttttttctttagcgtTGAATTCTAATTATATTCTAAGTGCTGTGAGAAGACCTGGTGTCCATCTAGGATGATTACAAAACTGCATTGTAAGGTTTTACACGACtgcatattttttcatttggttCTGAGTATGTTTATTAATCATCTAGCAATGCAGGAAAGACAGAAACTCAGACCCTAATCAACTTGCATTTCTTAAATAATACACTAACTACAGCAAAATTAAATACTCTGTGCCAGCAAGAGCTGACCACATAGAAGGGGATATTCACACCATTTTGAGTTTTCAATTTGGAGGCGGGATTAGGCATGTGTAGCATCAGTTCAGTTGTCAGAAATAATGGGAGTTAATAACACAAAAGTATACTTCATGGAGAATAATCACCTGAGAGATGCTTTTAGAAGAAATATTCAGAAATTTGATGCTGTCAGTTTATCTTTAAATAGATTTAAATAAATTAGAATTTCAGAAGAATTGTCCTCTTCTCATTGAATATCTGCAGTTGTTTAATGTGCATTCTTCccttgtgttggggttttaagagctggccttttgttttgtttttttctctttaggaGTTttcccccatacatgttgctaggagataatgACTGGatacttaagagagacaaaagaagttgTCATAGCTCAGGAGAGGGATGCAGCTGGCTGCTCTCTCCTTTACCTGGGGGCTTCTTGGAGGGCAGAGATACTGCGAGACTTGGACTGGGAAATCGGGTTGGGCAGCCCCTAGCTGCCTCTTGTTCTCTCAGCATTTGGAAGGGAGAGAAGCTGCGGTGGCTgtgtgtggatacaaaaatgctgctagcgaggattttcttgctattttctaagtctgtgagagacttttctctctcacagaagaggtagcagagttatgtaaacaaccaaatcACCTGCAACCTCaaaaagctttgtttatagtacagtagaaaaatattttgacaatggatgttttaggattttagccaatcaccccaaggggtggctgatcctttgtccaattagaatatgaaggaagaagtccataaaagagtttgtaaaataattgaataaatcaatcttggtgcacaattcctgcctgctggatcttctctcctcctcctccctacagctGCGGGACACGGTAATACACCCTAGGGTTGCAGTAATATTTGGTGCACCCGACGTGTTCTGCACGCTGCgaagtgtcctgctgctgtgagccAAGCTGAActtctctagaggtacgctgttccccttccacCCCCCAGGACCAGGAGGTCTGACGGGACTGAGAAAATGGCGAACAACGGATCACAAACCGACGCTGTGGTAACAATCTGAAAAGGTGTTTTcagtataatgcacacctcctttcctgaaaactcagttcgggaattattaacTTGGGCTGCCTTGCAAGGGATTCCTGTGGACAGAgacactgccctggactttgccttatggaaggaacttggctgtgctgtctgaCACGAGCTCCCATCTGGGGACCCAGCAGTGTTAGAATTATACtgaacctggcgttcattatttatgctgctgacagaccttgactggtGGCAGCAGATCTGGCTCGCCTATTTTGGTGATGACTGACGGAGAGATATCCAAACAGGACCTAGCTGACCGGGCTTCAGGGGCAAGTGATGGTGGATCTGGAAAATTCCCcctggctccacaggcagagcctgcgccggctcaacctgcacaatcgcaggactgcGCGGCCCCAAGGGACCCCGCGCCGGCAGAGGCTGCAGCGCGGGGTTCAGCAATGGAGCTGAATGCTGCCGCGGAGCAAGAGACGAGTGCAGCACTGGGCACAGCTGCAACCCCAGAGacggctgcagcagcagcagtaccaGTTCGGTCAGGACCGGCCGAGATGGCATCCCGTAAAGaggctgctgttcaaactgcagtGCAGCCAACTgtagtctgtgctgtctgttctggctCTAGTGAATCTGTCCCTCTCCACCCATCTCTGTTCGCTACCAGTGtctcagagttgcctttgcctgatgattcctcatcgggaagtgaggcagatgaggttctggccctgGGGCGTAAAGCTGCCATAGCCGGGCACTGAAAGAAAAGGCTGCACCGGTCTTGCCCTTGGACCTTTCAGGACAGCACAGTGCGTCTGACGGACTACAATCACTTCTTAGAGGCAGTTAAGATGCGAGCTTTTAGAGCAGGGTGACTGGAagttattggaaacacttggaatgccaaatagatttgaggattctgggggaaATCGGGAAGCTGTtgcactccatccacaggctgtgccagaagttcagggtggtagtgactccccaaaaggggagatccaagctttcccagtgtataaggctctcccaaattctGGCGAGAGTGATAAGCATGAGGTAACTGCtcggaaagttgcccaggacctgcaatccaaggtggcacaacattggctaggttctgctgagattatgcagataataagggtgataaatacagatttacttgctccatttgatatcagacacttaggtcaaattctatttcaacctgtacaatttacagtttttgagaaaacctggagaaagctagccaacaaggctgcattaggaaatatgcagctccctactaccgatcctagacagacagtgGGAacggatgctttgatggggactgctcccttctctgatcccagtctacggGGTACTTTGTCCTCTatcatcctgcagcaagctcaacaggtcggcatggctgccctgttgaaaaccatagagttgtctgtgCCCAGAAAGGGAtacactgaaatagttcaagggaaattgGAGTCATTCCtttcttttgtagagaaagttgctgcttctctcgagaagcatcTTGAGGATAatgggttaagacagatgttgttaaggcagttagtgagagataacgcaaatgaggagtgcagaaaaatcatagacgccttaccaggggatcctgcggtaacagacatggtcgaagcctgcactaaggtgggatttgggaaccagaaaaggtctgctttggctgcgttcctgcagcctgttcacatgTCTTCTGAtagtgaaccaaagcaacccaaacaggtgaaaaaacggaagcggcctaagccaagacaaaaagagaacacagcgatcccccagtgcaagaggtgtggcaggccagggcattgctcagaCTATTGTAGATCTCTGACTCATGCTGATGGTTGGCCTTTGTTGGGAAACTTCTaccggggtgcaaggagagggaattgctctccgatgctgtggcacaggtacaggcacaggcctactcaTCCACCCTAGaaacggcacccagggatcagatggTTTTGACGTCcgcaccgcagccgcagtcgtcttagactcccgtggtatttataaggttcccttggatgtatatggacccttagcccagggatccagtgcaatgctggtgggaaaacctgatgttgcccatcaaggaatcttagtgcactcaggagttattgatactgactttaaaggtcagatttgtgctatggtctccacgcaaaaaccccctgtcactattcctgaaaagacatgccttgctaaattagtgccttttaagtcttgtgtccccaggatagaacaaccaACTCGCGAAGATAGCgt encodes:
- the LOC138121847 gene encoding testis-specific gene A8 protein-like encodes the protein MTDGEISKQDLADRASGASDGGSGKFPLAPQAEPAPAQPAQSQDCAAPRDPAPAEAAARGSAMELNAAAEQETSAALGTAATPETAAAAAVPVRSGPAEMASRKEAAVQTAVQPTVVCAVCSGSSESVPLHPSLFATSVSELPLPDDSSSGSEADEVLALGRKAAIAGH